The following proteins are co-located in the Citrobacter freundii ATCC 8090 = MTCC 1658 = NBRC 12681 genome:
- the sstT gene encoding serine/threonine transporter SstT, with translation MTTQRSSGLLSRLAQGSLVKQILIGLVLGILLALVSKPAAEAVGLLGTLFVGALKAVAPILVLMLVMASIANHQHGQKTNIRPILFLYLLGTFSAALAAVVFSFAFPSTLHLSSSAGDIVPPSGIVEVMRSLLMSMVSNPVDALLNANYIGILVWAVGLGFALRHGNETTKNLVNDMSNAVTFMVKLVIRFAPIGIFGLVSSTLATTGFATLWGYAQLLTVLVGCMLLVAFVVNPLLVFWKIRRNPYPLVLACLRESGVYAFFTRSSAANIPVNMALCEKLNLDRDTYSVSIPLGATINMAGAAITITVLTLAAVNTLGIPVDLPTALLLSVVASLCACGASGVAGGSLLLIPLACNMFGIPNDIAMQVVAVGFIIGVLQDSCETALNSSTDVLFTAAACQAEDERLANNALRG, from the coding sequence ATGACTACGCAACGTTCATCGGGGCTACTCTCGCGTTTGGCGCAAGGGAGCCTGGTTAAACAAATTTTGATTGGCCTGGTACTGGGGATTTTACTCGCACTGGTGTCAAAACCTGCGGCAGAAGCCGTTGGTTTACTGGGTACGCTGTTCGTCGGCGCATTAAAAGCCGTCGCGCCAATTCTGGTTCTGATGCTGGTCATGGCCTCTATCGCCAACCACCAACACGGGCAAAAAACCAATATCCGCCCCATTCTGTTCCTTTACCTGCTCGGAACATTTTCAGCGGCATTAGCCGCCGTTGTCTTCAGCTTCGCCTTCCCGTCGACACTGCACCTTTCCAGCAGCGCTGGCGATATCGTGCCGCCGTCCGGCATCGTTGAAGTAATGCGTAGCCTGCTGATGAGCATGGTTTCTAACCCAGTTGATGCCCTGCTTAACGCTAACTATATTGGTATTCTGGTCTGGGCCGTCGGTCTGGGTTTTGCACTGCGCCACGGTAATGAAACGACCAAAAATCTGGTCAATGATATGTCCAACGCCGTCACCTTTATGGTAAAGCTGGTGATTCGTTTCGCGCCAATCGGTATCTTTGGTCTGGTCTCATCCACGCTGGCAACCACCGGTTTTGCAACGCTTTGGGGCTACGCCCAACTGCTGACCGTACTGGTAGGCTGTATGCTGCTGGTGGCGTTTGTGGTCAACCCACTGCTGGTCTTCTGGAAAATTCGCCGTAACCCGTATCCGCTGGTGCTGGCCTGTCTGCGCGAAAGCGGCGTGTACGCTTTCTTTACCCGCAGCTCCGCCGCCAACATTCCGGTGAATATGGCGCTATGTGAGAAGCTGAATCTGGATCGTGATACCTACTCGGTATCTATCCCGCTGGGCGCCACCATCAATATGGCGGGTGCGGCGATCACCATTACCGTGCTGACGCTGGCGGCGGTGAATACGCTGGGTATTCCGGTCGATTTACCGACGGCGCTGTTACTGAGCGTTGTGGCTTCGCTTTGCGCCTGTGGCGCATCTGGCGTGGCGGGTGGCTCTCTGCTGCTGATCCCACTGGCGTGTAATATGTTCGGTATCCCGAATGATATCGCCATGCAGGTAGTTGCCGTCGGCTTTATCATCGGCGTATTGCAGGATTCCTGTGAAACGGCGCTGAACTCTTCTACAGATGTCTTGTTTACCGCGGCAGCCTGCCAGGCTGAAGACGAGCGTCTGGCAAACAACGCTCTGCGCGGCTAA
- a CDS encoding YgjV family protein: MTAYWLAQGVGVIAFLIGITTFFNRDERRFRLQLAVYSATIGVHFFLMGAWPAGMSAELNTIRTLVSMHTRKLWVMTVFIILTLVLGLAKLQHAMELLPIIGTLASTWALFRCKGLTVRCVMWCATACWVIHNFWLGSIGGTMIEGSFLVMNGLNIIRFRRMQKRGIDPFKIEKSVQEKSPSAR, encoded by the coding sequence ATGACCGCGTATTGGCTGGCCCAGGGCGTAGGTGTCATCGCCTTTCTGATCGGCATTACCACCTTTTTCAATCGCGATGAGCGCCGCTTCCGGCTGCAACTTGCTGTCTATAGCGCCACCATTGGCGTGCATTTTTTTCTGATGGGCGCCTGGCCCGCGGGAATGAGCGCAGAACTCAACACCATCCGCACACTTGTCTCAATGCATACCCGCAAACTGTGGGTGATGACCGTTTTTATTATCCTCACCCTGGTTCTCGGTCTGGCGAAATTACAGCATGCGATGGAGCTGTTACCGATAATTGGCACGCTGGCCAGCACCTGGGCGCTGTTTCGCTGCAAAGGGTTAACCGTGCGTTGCGTAATGTGGTGCGCAACCGCCTGTTGGGTTATCCATAATTTCTGGCTGGGATCGATTGGCGGGACGATGATCGAAGGGAGTTTTCTGGTGATGAATGGCCTGAACATTATTCGCTTCCGGCGGATGCAAAAACGCGGAATTGATCCGTTCAAAATTGAAAAAAGCGTACAAGAAAAGAGCCCCTCCGCCCGATGA
- a CDS encoding TerC family protein, whose amino-acid sequence MNTVGTPLLWGGFAVVVVIMLAIDLLLQGRRGAHTMSMKQAAAWSIVWVTLSLLFNAAFWWYLAETQGRAVADPQALAFLTGYLIEKSLAVDNVFVWLMLFSYFSVPPALQRRVLVYGVLGAIVLRTIMIFAGSWLITQFEWLLYVFGAFLLFTGVKMALAKEDASGIGDRPLVRWLRGHLRMTDTIEDEKFFVRKNGLLFVTPLMLVLILVELSDVIFAVDSIPAIFAVTTDPFIVLTSNLFAILGLRAMYFLLAGVAERFSMLKYGLSVILVFIGIKMLIVDFYHIPIAISLGVVFGILFVTLIVNAWVNHQHDKKQQIQ is encoded by the coding sequence GTCGCGGCGCACATACGATGTCGATGAAACAGGCTGCGGCCTGGTCAATCGTCTGGGTAACGCTGTCGCTACTGTTTAACGCCGCCTTCTGGTGGTACCTGGCGGAAACCCAGGGCCGCGCCGTTGCCGACCCACAGGCACTGGCGTTCCTGACCGGCTATCTGATCGAAAAATCGCTGGCAGTAGATAACGTCTTTGTCTGGTTGATGCTCTTCAGCTACTTCTCAGTGCCGCCTGCGTTGCAGCGCCGGGTATTGGTGTATGGCGTGCTGGGAGCAATTGTTCTGCGTACGATCATGATCTTCGCCGGCAGCTGGCTTATCACCCAGTTTGAGTGGCTGCTTTACGTGTTCGGCGCGTTCCTGCTGTTTACCGGCGTGAAGATGGCGCTGGCGAAAGAAGATGCCTCCGGTATCGGCGACAGACCGTTAGTACGCTGGCTGCGCGGCCATTTACGCATGACCGATACCATCGAAGATGAAAAATTCTTCGTGCGTAAAAACGGTCTGCTGTTTGTCACGCCGCTGATGTTGGTGTTGATTCTGGTTGAGCTGAGCGACGTGATTTTCGCCGTCGACAGTATTCCGGCTATCTTTGCCGTTACCACCGACCCGTTCATCGTGCTGACCTCGAACCTGTTTGCTATTTTGGGGCTGCGTGCAATGTACTTCCTGCTGGCGGGCGTGGCGGAGCGTTTCTCGATGCTGAAGTACGGCTTGTCGGTTATTCTGGTGTTTATCGGTATTAAGATGCTGATCGTCGATTTCTACCATATCCCGATCGCTATCTCGTTAGGCGTGGTATTTGGCATTCTGTTTGTGACGCTGATTGTTAACGCATGGGTCAACCACCAGCACGATAAAAAGCAGCAAATACAGTAA